A window of the Schlesneria paludicola DSM 18645 genome harbors these coding sequences:
- a CDS encoding type I polyketide synthase, translating into MRAASPNARRTSTEFEFLVASLPGQVAASLPLVAARAGATGLLNLSAGVDWSQVPVAVDQLLSAGLTNRIGVILQCPLRQPEESVLSQLETSEVNQNKATSESQPARYCDVILLAPNEPDTDCSANVVRCRRVSSRVGIVVRNLGEALAAQNAGADLLVAKGFEAGGFVGEETTFVLLQRLLAATDLPVIAWGGVGWNTVSACRVAGCEGVMLDWQLALMRESSLPSKLRRRLATVDGSESTALTLTSGYYFRFYWQPGQPAKPHLEAAIETARAADRSVFVACKDALLQEPDPANGATTTEQVGTSAVEPVWLAGQDIGFAPLWAAKSPSVGRALRLLRSTMDEQVSAASLSNALAAGSPLAASHGTQFPIVQGPMTRVSDVPTFCDAVATEGALPFLALALMGETQVRELLESTRDRLGTRPWGVGMLGFVPQEIRAQQWPVIEAIRPPFALIAGGRPDQAASLERCGIATYLHVPSPGMLHSFLQDGARRFVFEGRECGGHVGPRTSFVLWELMIQVLACAKLSSEECAKVHVLFAGGIHDGLGAAMVAAAAQPLADRGMKIGVLMGTAYLFTSEAVTSGAIMPAFQSICQQTAKSVVVESGPGHAIRCADTPFVQLFEVEKQRLKAEKWPHEEIRERLEHLNLGRLRIAAKGVARSSEPNSSLNQLDEAAQIEQGMYMLGQVAALRNEVCSIRDLHHEVSDGATSLLSTFTSQRQIPRMTAKEPRPLDIAIIGTACLVPGADDPSILWHNVLSKLDPIREIPSDRFDHQKWFDPDRKARDKIYSKWGGFVADLAFDPLKYGIPPASLKSIEPMQLLALELVARVLRDAGYDESNPLRDRTSVILGVGGGSGELGASYSFRAMAPRFLTNPDESLMQQLPEWTEDSFAGILLNVVAGRVANRFDLGGMNFTVDAACASSLAAVYAACNELVSGNSDMIVVGGCDTIQNSMGYLCFATAGALSPRGRARVFDAQADGIVISEGHGAIILKRREDAERDGDKIYALIRGMGAGSDGRSKGMTAPRLEGQIRTLQRAYESSGVDPKSVELFEAHGTGTAVGDQTECQALQTFLQSAGAAPRSAAVGSIKSTIGHTKCAAGVIGLIKMAFALQHRVLPPTMHVEQPNPKAGFGEGPLYVNSETRAWIKATGPRRAGISSFGFGGTNFHAILEEYSPEAPVQGRSTRQQLPSELFAFGTDSESTLQSVIGAYADQLETALAAGHQPALHRLAYALHLRYGSLNSRWRAAFVAADTAELLSKLRAWQAAFSDGKSPTHKLPTGIFYTREPMGQAGVAFVFPGQGSQTPDMLRDVAVDFREVSATFEEAERVLAPLFGESLVNRVFPPPPFSDVEKTLAVERLKATQFAQPALGVCGVAMLRLLRAFGVRPTVALGHSFGELIALCAAGSLSAGQLHRLAAARGLAMSQGATSDVDTPRSRDAGQMLAVAADAATVQKLLGTIPDVWLANRNSPRQTVVSGTRIGISAATNALTDVGITVRLLPVSAAFHSPLMDEARHRFRTELENVAFQAPKFPVYSNITAEQYPHDPVQIRELLADQLRHDVRWVDEVESAYRDGARIFVEVGPRSVLTNLVGEILGDRPHLAVDTQRSGIHGVTALCQALGQLFAHGVPVNLERFYEDRNIEPLNLKQLPASVTPVYASHVWLVNSAYSRPASEPPRVPRPQSQLIESFDDSTPITATSTRNRVPQSVSNIIPLPVGGDGASVAGPLVTSTSSDAGPNDTDIIRLHQNSPSHITVHNGAQSIVNASELSHEAVSNSPPPAPSSTPASSNSTISDASAPTPTMEYVVASTDTASNEADSTNHLFDPDAYALFQKTMRQFLTTQESVMRTLLGGTPQTVIPPQPPFDRPTFDTTSPQLPVNSSPYEVSEKGSLTPVSVPTGMKGSTLVSTPAASMTISPSVELNSASPTAAPIAPTETKPKFSLERLTNSLLQVVTDRTGYPTELLDLDANLEADLGIDSIKRVEIIGSFRRDSLVDVVEPPANFMERLTASKSLRAILNCVVDLVASPASEEAAQTSSEAAAASTAKSGSASGNVLSADTLFATLVQIVADRTGYPVEMLPPDANLEADLGIDSIKRVEIIGAFRREALPQTAGGASDFMEQLTASRSMNDIVQCVLRVLSSSNSNVASAPLLPVGGADVQTDSAAALALDADDLLLALVQLVADRTGYPVEMLDAAAKLEADLGIDSIKRVEIISAFRRSALQHLPDPGDGFVEKLTTARSMAEIVQCACDAYKTSSTPNTANAAKPDNASASTVQVPASAGKNDVNEPKTCPRCVAVCVEVPFPSELVPCGPGAILITNDNRGFADALATGLQPGPHPVVRLTADDLLNRDQLQNTIATARAQYGRIAGIFHLVAAGDAPTFPSISPDDWQSISGIEVKGLLHLLQSILPELGEHDGPSIRVLAATYGGGDFGTNEDHESSRPWRGGIAGLLKVAAEEWPRHAFRAVDLDNSVDPSLLLQEFSAAGPVEIGHRNGKRMTVIAEPRDSASADVGQPAITSNSIVLVTGGAQGITAEIVKEMARDTPATFILLGRSAIPDSVESASTSSITGDPSLRAKIVADFKSQGRALAVSAIESELSRIKSGRAIRQTLADLTRCGAKAEYHSCDVRSATSLGQIIADVQQRHGKIDAVIHGAGVIEDRLIKDKATESFDRVMATKVDSLIQILNVLPPDQLRLVVLFASVSGFFGNSGQCDYAAANEILNRCGRRLQLRTNAKVISLNWGPWADVGMVTPEVADKMRGNGVALIDPAAGRSAAWREIQSTPRDGARIILGPGPWVASSQWNHATGAAPKDRPSLTHERAPELLKVKTPLLAGQHVERHADGHITARVVLKADEQKFLSDHVIDGHPVVPLAVVLSLAAETAMAGQPQWHVSSVDDLHMLAGIILKQNRQDIVVNAERIAFEQDTADWKILITLDESPRTFYRAQVRMKRAARESPVAPELASLLTPTQVTISEVYENMLFHGPTFQIIDELIGGDEQGFDAIVRPCGPSDAVGHVTKEPWLIDGIVIDAGAQLALVWSQLVHKSLMLPVRVGRYHAYESIGTEPVTLRLRMRGTSDPHSYQADLWIVRNGRLLGHVSGLEGVGSSKVGGMIAGGVR; encoded by the coding sequence ATGCGAGCAGCGTCCCCGAATGCACGCCGAACATCCACTGAGTTTGAGTTTCTTGTCGCGTCCCTTCCGGGACAGGTTGCCGCGAGCTTGCCACTCGTTGCCGCGCGAGCGGGCGCCACTGGACTTCTAAATCTTTCTGCGGGGGTCGATTGGTCGCAAGTTCCCGTCGCAGTGGATCAACTACTTTCTGCGGGCCTCACCAATCGAATTGGAGTTATTCTTCAGTGTCCCTTGAGACAGCCGGAGGAATCCGTTCTCTCGCAACTGGAGACCAGCGAGGTCAACCAGAACAAGGCGACCTCTGAGTCGCAGCCGGCCCGTTATTGCGACGTGATTCTTCTTGCGCCAAATGAACCAGACACGGATTGCTCTGCCAATGTCGTCCGCTGTCGCCGTGTGTCCTCGCGGGTTGGAATTGTTGTCCGCAATCTCGGCGAGGCTCTAGCTGCACAGAACGCTGGTGCCGATTTGCTGGTCGCGAAAGGCTTTGAAGCGGGTGGATTCGTCGGGGAAGAGACGACGTTCGTTTTGCTGCAGCGTCTGCTTGCCGCTACGGATCTTCCAGTCATTGCCTGGGGCGGGGTTGGCTGGAATACGGTTTCCGCCTGTCGCGTGGCTGGATGCGAAGGTGTGATGCTCGATTGGCAGTTGGCGCTGATGCGTGAGTCATCCCTGCCTTCAAAGCTGCGTCGTCGTCTGGCAACGGTCGATGGTAGCGAGTCGACTGCGTTGACGCTGACATCAGGATACTACTTTCGTTTCTACTGGCAGCCAGGACAGCCCGCCAAGCCGCATCTTGAGGCAGCCATTGAAACGGCTCGCGCTGCCGACCGATCGGTCTTCGTGGCCTGTAAGGACGCACTGTTGCAAGAGCCCGACCCGGCGAATGGCGCGACGACGACGGAGCAGGTTGGGACAAGTGCGGTCGAGCCCGTCTGGCTGGCGGGCCAGGACATCGGATTCGCACCGCTTTGGGCCGCGAAATCGCCAAGCGTTGGACGCGCGCTCAGGCTGCTGCGATCCACCATGGACGAGCAAGTCTCTGCAGCGAGCCTTTCGAACGCCCTGGCGGCGGGATCACCTTTGGCCGCATCGCATGGCACACAGTTTCCGATAGTGCAAGGCCCAATGACCCGCGTCAGCGATGTGCCGACATTTTGCGATGCCGTGGCGACCGAAGGCGCACTACCGTTCCTGGCACTGGCTCTGATGGGCGAAACGCAAGTCCGGGAACTGCTTGAATCCACTCGCGACCGGCTGGGTACTCGCCCGTGGGGAGTGGGCATGCTGGGTTTCGTCCCGCAGGAGATCCGCGCCCAGCAATGGCCGGTGATCGAAGCCATTCGGCCACCATTCGCACTGATTGCGGGTGGACGTCCAGATCAGGCCGCGTCCCTTGAACGATGTGGAATTGCGACGTACTTGCATGTCCCGTCCCCCGGAATGCTGCATTCGTTTTTGCAAGACGGAGCGCGGCGGTTCGTCTTCGAAGGACGCGAGTGCGGCGGTCACGTCGGTCCCCGTACCAGCTTTGTGCTCTGGGAACTGATGATCCAGGTTCTGGCCTGTGCCAAACTGAGTTCTGAAGAATGCGCGAAAGTTCACGTGCTATTTGCTGGCGGAATTCACGACGGCCTCGGTGCGGCCATGGTCGCCGCCGCAGCTCAACCGTTGGCCGACCGTGGAATGAAAATTGGCGTATTGATGGGAACCGCTTATCTCTTCACCTCTGAAGCGGTCACCAGCGGTGCCATCATGCCTGCCTTTCAAAGCATCTGCCAACAAACGGCCAAATCCGTCGTCGTCGAGAGTGGCCCCGGACACGCAATCCGCTGTGCCGATACTCCATTCGTCCAACTGTTCGAAGTTGAAAAACAGCGATTGAAGGCTGAAAAATGGCCTCACGAAGAAATTCGCGAGCGACTGGAACACCTGAATCTGGGACGACTGCGAATTGCTGCAAAAGGCGTCGCACGCAGCAGCGAGCCGAACAGCTCACTGAATCAATTGGACGAAGCCGCACAGATCGAACAAGGCATGTACATGCTGGGCCAGGTCGCGGCCCTACGAAACGAAGTGTGCTCGATCCGAGATCTGCATCATGAGGTCAGTGATGGGGCGACCAGTCTCTTGTCGACATTCACGTCACAGCGGCAGATCCCACGCATGACGGCCAAAGAGCCACGCCCGCTCGACATTGCCATCATTGGCACCGCCTGTTTGGTCCCGGGAGCGGACGATCCCTCCATCCTTTGGCACAACGTCCTCTCGAAACTCGACCCCATCAGAGAAATTCCTTCCGATCGTTTCGACCATCAGAAATGGTTCGATCCCGATCGGAAGGCCCGTGACAAGATTTACAGCAAATGGGGCGGTTTCGTCGCAGACCTCGCGTTCGATCCCTTGAAGTACGGAATCCCACCGGCATCGCTAAAAAGCATCGAACCGATGCAGCTGTTGGCGCTGGAACTGGTCGCACGCGTCTTACGGGACGCTGGTTATGACGAATCAAACCCCTTGCGCGATCGAACCAGTGTGATATTGGGTGTTGGCGGTGGATCGGGAGAATTGGGTGCATCGTATTCCTTCCGCGCGATGGCACCCCGGTTTCTCACAAACCCCGATGAATCGCTCATGCAGCAACTGCCTGAGTGGACTGAGGACAGCTTCGCGGGAATCTTGTTGAACGTCGTCGCGGGACGAGTGGCCAATCGCTTCGACTTGGGAGGGATGAACTTCACCGTCGATGCGGCGTGTGCCTCATCACTCGCCGCGGTCTATGCGGCCTGCAATGAACTGGTGTCCGGGAACAGTGACATGATCGTCGTCGGTGGCTGCGACACGATTCAGAACTCGATGGGTTATCTCTGTTTCGCCACCGCCGGAGCACTCTCACCTCGAGGGCGTGCACGTGTCTTCGATGCGCAAGCCGATGGAATCGTCATCAGCGAAGGGCATGGCGCCATCATTCTCAAGCGTCGCGAAGACGCGGAACGGGACGGCGACAAGATCTATGCACTGATTCGTGGTATGGGTGCCGGCTCGGACGGCCGCAGTAAAGGAATGACTGCTCCCCGCCTGGAGGGCCAGATTCGCACATTGCAGCGAGCCTACGAGTCATCGGGTGTCGACCCCAAAAGTGTCGAGTTGTTCGAAGCACACGGGACCGGCACCGCGGTTGGTGACCAGACCGAATGCCAGGCACTTCAAACATTCTTGCAGTCGGCGGGTGCCGCGCCGCGTTCTGCTGCGGTCGGCAGCATTAAAAGCACGATCGGCCATACAAAATGCGCAGCGGGTGTCATCGGGCTGATCAAGATGGCCTTCGCACTGCAGCATCGTGTCTTGCCGCCGACGATGCATGTCGAACAACCCAATCCCAAAGCCGGGTTTGGTGAAGGCCCCCTTTACGTCAACAGCGAGACGCGAGCCTGGATCAAAGCGACCGGACCACGCAGGGCCGGAATTTCCTCGTTCGGATTCGGCGGAACCAACTTTCATGCCATCCTTGAAGAATACAGCCCTGAAGCACCGGTACAGGGCCGAAGCACTCGCCAGCAACTGCCAAGCGAATTGTTCGCATTCGGAACCGATTCGGAATCGACTTTACAATCGGTCATCGGGGCTTACGCAGATCAACTTGAAACCGCTCTCGCTGCCGGTCATCAACCGGCGCTGCATCGCCTGGCCTATGCCTTGCACTTGCGATACGGCAGCCTGAATAGTCGTTGGCGTGCCGCCTTCGTCGCGGCGGATACAGCAGAGTTGTTGAGCAAGCTCCGCGCATGGCAGGCGGCCTTTTCAGACGGGAAATCCCCGACTCATAAACTCCCGACGGGCATCTTCTATACTCGCGAACCGATGGGACAGGCGGGAGTCGCATTTGTATTTCCCGGGCAAGGCTCGCAAACGCCCGACATGCTACGCGATGTGGCGGTCGATTTCCGTGAAGTCTCTGCGACGTTCGAAGAAGCGGAACGGGTGTTGGCTCCGTTGTTTGGCGAATCGCTTGTCAATCGTGTGTTTCCGCCACCACCATTCTCCGACGTCGAAAAGACGCTCGCGGTCGAACGACTCAAAGCCACCCAGTTCGCTCAGCCCGCTCTTGGAGTCTGCGGGGTGGCGATGTTGAGATTGCTACGAGCGTTCGGTGTCCGGCCCACTGTGGCACTCGGTCATAGTTTTGGCGAACTGATCGCCCTGTGTGCCGCCGGCAGCCTGTCCGCCGGGCAACTGCACCGCCTCGCGGCAGCCCGTGGTCTGGCGATGTCGCAAGGCGCCACCTCGGATGTCGACACACCTCGATCTCGGGATGCGGGCCAAATGCTCGCGGTTGCTGCCGACGCCGCGACGGTTCAGAAACTGTTAGGGACGATTCCGGATGTCTGGCTGGCCAATCGTAATAGTCCGCGACAGACCGTCGTTAGTGGCACGCGAATCGGAATCTCGGCGGCCACGAACGCGCTGACCGACGTCGGAATCACAGTACGTTTACTTCCCGTCTCGGCGGCATTCCATAGCCCATTGATGGATGAAGCTCGACATCGATTCCGGACGGAACTCGAGAATGTCGCGTTTCAGGCACCCAAGTTCCCGGTTTACAGCAATATTACGGCCGAACAATATCCCCATGATCCCGTACAAATTCGCGAACTGCTTGCAGATCAGTTGCGACACGATGTGCGCTGGGTCGACGAAGTTGAATCGGCATACCGTGACGGCGCGAGGATCTTTGTCGAAGTCGGGCCCAGGTCCGTTCTCACAAACCTCGTCGGCGAAATTCTTGGTGATCGGCCCCATCTGGCGGTGGACACACAGCGCTCAGGAATTCATGGCGTCACAGCGCTCTGCCAAGCGTTGGGACAATTGTTCGCACACGGAGTCCCCGTCAATCTTGAGCGATTCTACGAAGATCGGAACATTGAACCTCTGAATCTGAAGCAACTGCCCGCCTCGGTGACGCCCGTTTACGCATCACACGTCTGGTTGGTCAATAGCGCCTACAGCCGGCCCGCCTCAGAACCACCGCGCGTTCCTCGACCGCAGTCTCAGTTAATCGAGTCCTTCGACGACTCAACGCCGATCACGGCAACATCCACTCGAAACCGCGTTCCGCAATCTGTCTCGAACATCATCCCATTGCCAGTGGGGGGAGATGGTGCGAGCGTTGCGGGGCCACTCGTTACTTCAACGAGCTCTGACGCAGGCCCCAATGACACTGACATCATACGCCTTCACCAAAACTCTCCAAGTCACATCACCGTTCATAACGGAGCGCAATCGATCGTGAATGCATCCGAACTTTCCCACGAAGCCGTGTCGAATTCGCCACCTCCTGCACCTAGTTCGACACCGGCATCAAGCAACTCGACGATCAGCGATGCCAGCGCTCCGACGCCCACGATGGAATATGTCGTGGCGTCAACCGATACCGCGTCGAATGAAGCAGATTCAACGAATCACCTGTTTGATCCCGATGCCTACGCTCTGTTTCAGAAAACGATGCGTCAATTCTTGACGACCCAAGAATCGGTCATGCGGACGTTACTAGGTGGCACGCCACAAACGGTCATCCCGCCACAACCGCCTTTCGATAGACCAACATTCGACACGACATCGCCTCAGTTGCCCGTCAATTCGAGTCCCTACGAGGTGAGCGAGAAGGGATCACTGACTCCAGTGTCCGTTCCCACTGGCATGAAAGGCTCCACACTCGTCTCGACCCCTGCGGCGTCCATGACAATCTCACCATCGGTCGAATTGAACTCCGCAAGTCCTACCGCGGCCCCAATCGCACCGACCGAAACGAAGCCGAAATTCTCGCTGGAGCGACTGACAAATTCGCTGTTGCAAGTGGTCACGGATCGGACAGGTTATCCGACTGAGCTACTCGATCTGGACGCCAATCTCGAGGCCGATCTAGGTATCGATTCGATCAAACGCGTCGAGATCATTGGCAGTTTCCGCCGAGACTCGCTTGTGGACGTGGTCGAACCACCGGCCAACTTCATGGAACGCCTGACGGCCTCGAAAAGCCTGCGGGCCATCCTTAACTGCGTGGTGGATCTGGTCGCCTCACCTGCATCAGAAGAAGCGGCTCAGACGTCTTCCGAGGCAGCGGCTGCCTCGACAGCGAAATCAGGATCGGCGAGCGGCAACGTCCTCTCGGCCGACACTCTCTTCGCAACTCTCGTACAAATCGTCGCGGACCGCACCGGCTATCCGGTGGAAATGCTCCCACCCGATGCGAACCTGGAAGCCGACCTGGGAATCGATTCCATCAAACGCGTTGAGATCATCGGTGCCTTCCGTCGCGAGGCATTGCCGCAGACAGCAGGGGGTGCCAGCGACTTCATGGAACAACTGACGGCATCGCGTTCGATGAACGACATTGTCCAATGTGTCCTGCGAGTGTTGTCGTCGTCGAATTCGAATGTTGCATCGGCTCCGCTACTCCCCGTGGGCGGTGCGGATGTTCAAACGGATTCGGCGGCGGCACTCGCGCTGGATGCGGACGATCTGCTCTTGGCGCTGGTTCAACTGGTCGCCGATCGGACCGGCTACCCCGTGGAGATGCTGGACGCCGCTGCCAAGCTTGAGGCTGATCTGGGAATCGATTCGATCAAGCGAGTCGAGATCATTTCCGCATTTCGCCGGTCGGCCCTGCAACATCTTCCCGACCCCGGAGACGGATTTGTCGAAAAACTGACAACGGCACGTTCGATGGCAGAGATCGTGCAATGTGCGTGCGACGCGTACAAGACATCTTCAACACCGAATACGGCGAATGCCGCCAAACCAGACAATGCATCAGCGTCAACCGTGCAAGTTCCTGCGTCTGCGGGAAAGAACGATGTCAACGAGCCGAAGACCTGTCCACGTTGCGTGGCCGTCTGCGTCGAAGTCCCGTTCCCTTCCGAGTTGGTCCCATGCGGTCCCGGTGCGATCCTGATCACAAATGACAATCGGGGATTCGCCGATGCCCTCGCGACGGGCCTTCAGCCAGGTCCTCACCCCGTGGTCAGGTTAACTGCTGACGACCTTCTCAATCGCGACCAACTTCAAAACACTATTGCTACGGCGCGAGCGCAGTACGGCCGAATTGCCGGGATCTTCCATCTCGTCGCAGCGGGCGATGCCCCCACCTTTCCGTCGATCTCGCCGGATGACTGGCAGTCCATTTCTGGCATTGAAGTCAAAGGTCTGCTGCACTTGCTGCAATCAATTCTTCCGGAACTCGGTGAGCACGACGGCCCCTCGATCCGTGTCCTGGCGGCGACCTATGGAGGTGGAGACTTTGGAACAAATGAGGATCATGAGAGCAGTCGTCCCTGGCGAGGTGGTATTGCAGGATTACTGAAAGTCGCCGCGGAAGAGTGGCCACGACACGCCTTTCGCGCCGTCGATCTCGACAACAGCGTTGATCCATCACTGCTGCTGCAAGAATTTTCCGCCGCAGGGCCTGTTGAGATCGGTCACCGCAATGGCAAACGCATGACCGTCATCGCCGAGCCAAGAGATTCCGCGTCCGCAGACGTTGGCCAACCTGCGATCACCAGTAACAGCATCGTGCTGGTCACTGGTGGGGCGCAGGGCATCACCGCCGAAATTGTCAAAGAAATGGCCCGCGACACTCCGGCGACGTTCATCCTGCTTGGCCGATCCGCAATCCCTGATTCCGTCGAATCGGCATCCACATCATCGATTACGGGTGATCCCTCGCTCCGTGCCAAGATCGTCGCCGACTTCAAGTCGCAAGGGCGTGCCCTGGCGGTCAGTGCAATCGAAAGTGAACTCAGTCGGATCAAGAGCGGTCGTGCCATTCGACAGACGCTCGCAGATCTCACCAGATGCGGAGCGAAAGCCGAGTATCACTCGTGCGACGTTCGCAGTGCGACAAGCCTCGGTCAGATCATTGCAGATGTGCAACAACGGCACGGCAAGATCGACGCGGTCATCCATGGCGCCGGAGTCATTGAGGACCGGCTGATCAAGGACAAGGCGACGGAATCGTTTGATCGGGTTATGGCCACGAAAGTGGATTCACTGATTCAAATCTTGAATGTCCTGCCGCCAGACCAGTTACGACTTGTGGTTCTGTTCGCGTCTGTCTCGGGATTCTTCGGGAATAGCGGGCAATGTGACTACGCTGCCGCGAATGAAATCCTGAACCGTTGCGGGCGGCGGCTGCAACTTCGAACCAACGCAAAAGTCATCTCGCTGAACTGGGGCCCCTGGGCCGATGTGGGAATGGTCACGCCTGAGGTCGCTGACAAGATGCGAGGTAACGGCGTCGCTTTGATCGATCCGGCGGCGGGACGATCTGCCGCATGGCGTGAGATTCAGTCGACTCCACGCGATGGCGCTCGCATCATTCTTGGTCCCGGGCCATGGGTCGCCAGTTCTCAATGGAATCACGCCACTGGCGCGGCGCCAAAGGACAGACCATCACTGACTCACGAACGCGCCCCAGAACTCTTGAAGGTCAAGACACCTCTGTTGGCCGGGCAGCACGTGGAACGCCACGCCGATGGCCACATCACGGCGCGAGTCGTGTTGAAAGCTGACGAGCAGAAGTTCCTGAGCGATCACGTGATTGACGGTCATCCTGTCGTTCCATTGGCAGTGGTTCTCTCGCTCGCCGCCGAAACAGCAATGGCGGGGCAACCACAGTGGCATGTTTCGAGTGTCGATGATCTGCACATGCTGGCGGGAATCATTCTGAAACAGAATCGGCAGGACATTGTCGTCAACGCAGAACGAATTGCGTTCGAGCAGGACACGGCGGACTGGAAGATCCTCATCACACTTGATGAAAGCCCTCGCACGTTCTATCGAGCACAGGTTCGAATGAAGCGAGCGGCTCGCGAGTCGCCCGTGGCGCCGGAGCTGGCATCACTACTGACCCCGACTCAGGTGACCATCTCCGAAGTCTACGAGAACATGCTGTTCCATGGCCCGACTTTCCAAATCATTGATGAGCTGATTGGTGGCGATGAGCAAGGGTTTGACGCCATCGTTCGACCATGCGGTCCTTCTGATGCCGTTGGGCATGTCACGAAAGAACCCTGGCTTATCGATGGAATCGTCATCGATGCGGGCGCCCAACTCGCGCTGGTCTGGTCGCAGCTCGTACACAAATCGCTGATGCTGCCCGTTCGAGTGGGACGCTATCACGCGTACGAATCGATCGGAACGGAACCGGTGACCCTGCGTCTACGTATGCGAGGCACAAGCGATCCTCATTCGTATCAAGCCGATCTGTGGATCGTGCGAAACGGACGATTGCTTGGACATGTGTCCGGTCTCGAGGGCGTCGGCAGTTCGAAGGTCGGTGGCATGATTGCTGGGGGTGTACGATGA
- a CDS encoding HlyD family secretion protein: MNLRFGGTQWLNYPVRIAVALGGVAAGCLPYNFEICGHCHIVPRSEAGLRSQLTDEIAMVYVGDGDLVDAGSVVARLVGRDVDADFAKARADVEYATAFLKQMQSGYRPEDIAAAVSKLESVTSQLSYAEQQVDRNSNLLGKSAVAQSAYEKSISSRDSLKSEMAAVKENVSKLQAGYRQEEIDEAKAKLAKAEAELQLQTKKNALKEIKSPIRGTICKPAIEAIAGHTVVPGDLIAVVQDREQLLVQVMADEAAAYHVKKGMPVKIRLWGNYGGLITGRVERIVATAVDEGKLATEGFRTDRESTLMQQRYPDSHWRYIQVMVKLDENAARESLMPGMTGEARIVVAEDSFWGALTRDLGRLVLVEVWSWLP, translated from the coding sequence ATGAATCTACGTTTTGGCGGCACACAGTGGTTGAACTATCCTGTACGAATCGCAGTTGCCCTTGGTGGCGTTGCGGCGGGATGTTTGCCCTACAATTTCGAGATTTGCGGGCACTGCCACATTGTTCCCAGGTCCGAAGCAGGGCTAAGGTCGCAATTGACCGATGAGATCGCAATGGTCTACGTCGGGGACGGTGATCTCGTCGATGCCGGCTCGGTTGTCGCGCGACTCGTGGGACGTGACGTTGATGCGGATTTCGCAAAAGCCAGAGCAGACGTCGAATACGCCACGGCGTTTCTCAAGCAAATGCAGTCTGGGTATCGTCCCGAAGATATTGCGGCAGCCGTGTCCAAGCTGGAGAGCGTGACAAGCCAATTGTCATATGCGGAACAGCAAGTCGATCGAAACTCAAACTTGCTGGGAAAGTCGGCTGTCGCGCAAAGTGCCTATGAAAAGAGCATCAGCAGTCGTGACTCACTCAAATCCGAAATGGCGGCAGTGAAAGAGAACGTTTCAAAATTGCAGGCAGGCTATCGCCAGGAAGAAATCGATGAAGCGAAGGCGAAACTGGCGAAGGCTGAGGCGGAGCTGCAATTGCAGACAAAAAAGAATGCGCTGAAAGAAATCAAAAGTCCGATTCGCGGAACAATCTGCAAGCCAGCGATTGAGGCCATTGCGGGACACACCGTGGTTCCGGGAGATCTGATTGCCGTCGTTCAGGATCGAGAGCAACTCTTGGTTCAAGTGATGGCGGACGAGGCCGCGGCGTATCACGTGAAGAAAGGGATGCCCGTCAAGATACGGTTGTGGGGCAATTATGGTGGGCTCATTACGGGCCGAGTCGAACGAATCGTGGCGACGGCCGTCGACGAAGGAAAATTGGCGACAGAAGGATTTCGTACCGATCGCGAGTCGACGTTGATGCAACAACGCTATCCAGACAGCCATTGGCGATACATTCAAGTGATGGTCAAACTCGACGAGAACGCCGCACGCGAATCACTGATGCCAGGCATGACCGGCGAAGCGCGGATCGTTGTTGCAGAAGATTCATTTTGGGGAGCGTTGACACGGGACCTGGGGCGACTGGTGCTCGTCGAAGTCTGGTCATGGTTGCCGTAG